Proteins from one Escherichia coli genomic window:
- the yjfM gene encoding DUF1190 domain-containing protein — translation MARKRKSRNNSKIGHGAISRIGRPNNPFEPRRNRYAQKYLTLALMGGAAFFVLKGCGDSGDVDNDGDGTFYSTVQDCIDDGNNSDICAHGWNNAKAAFYADVPKNMTQQNCQSKYENCYYDNVEQSWIPVISGFLLSRVIRKDRDEPFVYNSGGSSFASRPVWRNTSGDYSWRSGSGKKESYSSGGFTTRKASTVSRGGYGRSSSARGHWGG, via the coding sequence ATGGCCAGAAAACGCAAATCAAGAAATAACAGTAAAATTGGTCACGGAGCGATCAGTCGCATTGGAAGACCTAATAATCCTTTTGAGCCGCGACGCAATCGCTACGCACAAAAATACTTAACGTTGGCGCTAATGGGCGGTGCAGCTTTTTTTGTATTGAAAGGTTGTGGCGATAGTGGTGATGTCGATAACGACGGTGACGGAACGTTTTACTCGACAGTGCAGGATTGTATTGATGACGGTAATAATTCAGATATCTGTGCTCATGGCTGGAACAATGCCAAAGCGGCATTTTATGCCGATGTTCCGAAGAATATGACTCAGCAGAATTGTCAGTCTAAGTACGAAAATTGCTACTACGACAATGTTGAACAGAGTTGGATCCCGGTCATTTCTGGATTTTTATTAAGCCGGGTTATTCGTAAAGATCGCGATGAGCCGTTCGTTTATAACAGCGGTGGATCCTCATTTGCTTCCCGCCCCGTCTGGCGCAATACTTCCGGTGATTACTCCTGGCGCTCCGGTTCTGGCAAAAAAGAGTCTTACTCCTCGGGCGGCTTTACCACCAGAAAAGCGTCAACTGTTTCTCGCGGCGGCTATGGTCGTTCTTCCAGCGCCCGTGGGCATTGGGGAGGCTAA
- the yjfC gene encoding glutathionylspermidine synthase family protein yields MLRHNVPVRRDLDQIAADNGFDFHIIDNEIYWDESRAYRFTLRQIEEQIEKPTAELHQMCLEVVDRAVKDEEILTQLAIPPLYWDVIAESWRARDPSLYGRMDFAWCGNAPVKLLEYNADTPTSLYESAYFQWLWLEDARRSGSIPRDADQYNAIQERLISRFSELYSREPFYFCCCQDTDEDRSTVLYLQDCAQQAGQESRFIYIEDLGLGVGGVLTDLHDNVIQRAFKLYPLEWMMRDDNGPLLRKRREQWVEPLWKSILSNKGLMPLLWRFFPGHPNLLASWFDGEKPQIAAGESYVRKPIYSREGGNVTIFDGQNNVVDHAEGDYADEPMIYQAFQPLPRFGDSYTLIGSWIVDDEACGMGIREDNTLITKDTSRFVPHYIAG; encoded by the coding sequence ATGCTGAGACACAACGTTCCTGTACGGCGGGATCTGGACCAGATCGCCGCTGACAACGGTTTCGACTTTCATATCATCGACAATGAAATCTATTGGGATGAGAGTCGGGCTTACCGCTTTACCCTGCGCCAGATTGAAGAGCAGATCGAAAAACCAACTGCGGAACTGCATCAGATGTGCCTTGAGGTGGTGGATCGCGCGGTTAAAGACGAAGAGATCCTGACGCAACTGGCGATCCCGCCGTTGTACTGGGATGTGATCGCCGAAAGCTGGCGCGCACGCGATCCTTCGCTGTATGGACGGATGGATTTTGCCTGGTGTGGCAATGCGCCGGTGAAGCTGCTGGAGTACAACGCCGATACGCCAACCTCGTTGTATGAATCGGCTTATTTCCAGTGGCTGTGGCTGGAAGATGCCCGGCGCAGCGGCAGTATTCCGCGTGATGCCGATCAGTACAATGCCATTCAGGAACGCCTGATTTCGCGCTTTAGTGAGCTTTACAGTCGGGAACCGTTTTATTTCTGCTGTTGTCAGGACACCGATGAAGACAGGAGTACCGTGCTGTACTTGCAGGACTGCGCCCAGCAGGCAGGGCAGGAGTCGCGGTTTATCTACATTGAAGATCTCGGTTTGGGCGTCGGCGGTGTGCTGACCGATCTTCATGATAATGTCATCCAGCGTGCATTTAAGCTGTATCCGCTGGAGTGGATGATGCGTGACGATAACGGTCCGCTGCTGCGCAAGCGCCGCGAGCAATGGGTGGAGCCGTTATGGAAAAGTATCTTGAGCAACAAAGGGTTAATGCCGCTGCTTTGGCGCTTCTTTCCTGGTCATCCTAACCTACTTGCATCCTGGTTTGATGGCGAAAAACCGCAGATTGCCGCTGGCGAAAGCTATGTGCGTAAACCGATCTACTCACGCGAGGGCGGTAACGTCACCATTTTCGACGGTCAGAATAACGTCGTTGACCACGCTGAGGGTGATTATGCCGATGAACCGATGATCTACCAGGCGTTTCAACCCCTACCACGATTTGGCGATAGCTACACACTCATCGGTAGCTGGATTGTCGATGATGAAGCGTGCGGAATGGGGATCCGTGAAGATAACACGCTGATCACCAAAGACACCTCACGTTTCGTTCCGCATTATATTGCTGGCTAA
- the yjfL gene encoding DUF350 domain-containing protein, protein MHILDSLLAFSAYFFIGVAMVIIFLFIYSKITPHNEWQLIKNNNTAAALAFSGTLLGYVIPLSSAAINAVSIPDYFAWGGIALVIQLLVFAGVRLYMPALSEKIINHNTAAGMFMGTAALAGGIFNAACMTW, encoded by the coding sequence ATGCATATACTGGATTCACTTCTTGCCTTTAGCGCCTATTTTTTTATTGGCGTGGCTATGGTGATTATTTTTCTGTTTATCTACTCCAAAATTACACCGCACAACGAATGGCAGTTAATTAAAAACAATAATACCGCGGCGGCACTGGCGTTCAGTGGTACATTGTTGGGTTACGTGATCCCATTATCTAGTGCGGCAATCAATGCGGTGAGTATTCCGGATTATTTTGCCTGGGGCGGGATCGCACTGGTGATTCAGTTACTCGTTTTTGCTGGCGTCAGACTTTATATGCCAGCATTAAGCGAAAAAATTATTAATCACAATACCGCAGCAGGAATGTTTATGGGAACCGCCGCGCTGGCTGGCGGTATTTTTAACGCAGCTTGTATGACATGGTAA
- the aidB gene encoding isovaleryl-CoA dehydrogenase — MHWQTHTVFNQPIPLNNSNLYLSDGALCEAVTREGAGWDSDFLASIGQQLGTAESLELGRLANVNPPELLRYDAQGRRLDDVRFHPAWHLLMQALCTNRVHNLAWEEDARSGAFVARAARFMLHAQVEAGSLCPITMTFAATPLLLQMLPAPFQDWTTPLLSDRYDSHLLPGGQKRGLLIGMGMTEKQGGSDVMSNTTRAERLEDGSYRLVGHKWFFSVPQSDAHLVLAQTTGGLSCFFVPRFLPDGQRNAIRLERLKDKLGNRSNASCEVEFQDAIGWLLGQEGEGVRLILKMGGMTRFDCALGSHAMMRRAFSLAIYHAHQRHVFGNPLIQQPLMRHVLSRMALQLEGQTALLFRLARAWDRRADAKEALWARLFTPAAKFVICKRGMPFVAEAMEVLGGIGYCEESELPRLYREMPVNSIWEGSGNIMCLDVLRVLNKQAGVYDLLSEAFMEVKGQDRYFDRAVRRLQQQLRKPAEEMGREITRQLFLLGCGAQMLKYASPPMAQAWCQMMFDTRGGVRLSEQIQNDLLLRATGGVCL, encoded by the coding sequence GTGCACTGGCAAACTCACACTGTTTTTAATCAACCTATACCCTTAAATAACAGCAACTTATACCTGTCTGATGGCGCGCTCTGCGAAGCGGTAACGCGTGAAGGTGCTGGCTGGGATAGCGATTTTCTCGCCAGTATTGGTCAGCAGTTAGGAACGGCTGAATCCCTTGAACTGGGGCGACTGGCGAATGTGAATCCGCCCGAATTATTGCGCTACGATGCGCAAGGACGCCGTCTGGACGATGTGCGTTTTCACCCCGCCTGGCACCTGCTGATGCAGGCGTTATGTACCAATCGGGTACACAATCTGGCCTGGGAAGAAGACGCTCGCTCCGGCGCATTTGTGGCGCGAGCGGCGCGTTTTATGTTGCACGCACAGGTTGAGGCAGGGTCGTTATGCCCGATAACGATGACCTTTGCCGCCACGCCATTGCTGTTACAGATGTTACCCGCGCCGTTTCAGGACTGGACCACGCCGCTGTTGAGCGATCGCTACGATTCCCACTTATTGCCAGGTGGGCAAAAACGCGGTTTGTTGATTGGCATGGGAATGACGGAAAAGCAGGGCGGTTCCGATGTCATGAGCAACACCACCCGCGCAGAGCGACTGGAAGATGGCTCTTATCGGCTGGTGGGGCATAAATGGTTTTTCTCGGTGCCGCAAAGCGATGCGCATCTGGTGCTGGCGCAGACTACGGGCGGTTTGTCCTGCTTTTTTGTGCCGCGCTTTTTGCCTGACGGGCAACGCAACGCGATTCGCCTCGAGCGGCTGAAAGATAAGCTGGGTAATCGCTCTAACGCCAGCTGCGAAGTGGAGTTTCAGGATGCCATTGGCTGGTTGTTGGGGCAGGAAGGGGAAGGAGTTCGTCTGATCCTGAAAATGGGTGGGATGACGCGTTTTGATTGCGCCCTGGGTAGCCATGCCATGATGCGCCGTGCATTTTCGCTGGCGATTTATCATGCCCATCAACGCCATGTTTTTGGTAATCCATTGATCCAACAACCCCTTATGCGTCATGTCTTAAGTCGCATGGCACTTCAGCTTGAAGGTCAAACGGCGTTGCTGTTTCGTCTTGCGCGAGCGTGGGACCGGCGTGCCGATGCCAAAGAAGCCCTGTGGGCGCGTTTATTTACGCCTGCGGCGAAATTTGTTATCTGCAAACGTGGTATGCCGTTTGTGGCCGAAGCGATGGAGGTGCTGGGCGGTATTGGTTATTGCGAGGAGAGCGAGCTGCCGCGGCTTTACAGGGAAATGCCGGTGAACAGCATCTGGGAAGGTTCTGGCAATATTATGTGCCTGGATGTATTGCGCGTTCTTAATAAGCAGGCGGGTGTATACGACTTACTGTCGGAAGCGTTTATGGAAGTGAAAGGGCAGGATCGCTATTTTGATCGCGCGGTTCGTCGTTTGCAGCAGCAACTGCGTAAGCCAGCTGAAGAAATGGGGCGAGAGATTACTCGTCAGCTATTCCTGCTGGGTTGCGGCGCGCAAATGTTGAAATATGCCTCTCCGCCAATGGCGCAGGCGTGGTGTCAGATGATGTTTGATACGCGCGGCGGCGTGCGGTTGTCAGAGCAGATCCAGAATGATTTATTGCTGCGGGCGACGGGGGGAGTATGTTTATAA